A section of the Delphinus delphis chromosome 1, mDelDel1.2, whole genome shotgun sequence genome encodes:
- the LOC132413542 gene encoding apolipoprotein R-like, producing MATNLSCIFPALHFFGVLVLLLCPSCLCDCDMFPSIAHGSYEDVSPIFSFTTVVQYKCDEGYILVGEEKITCRNSHWSSLAPQCKALCLKPEIKDGTLSLDKYKYVESETVTVQCDSGYSVVGSPSIICSENRTWYPEVPKCEWEVLSGCEQVLAGRKLMQCLPNPEDVKMALEVYKLSLEIERLELQT from the exons ATGGCCACCAATTTGTCTTGCATTTTCCCTGCACTGCATTTTTTTGGGGTCCTGGTGTTATTGCTGTGCCCTTCCTGCTTGTGTG ACTGCGACATGTTTCCTAGCATTGCCCATGGATCCTATGAAGATGTGAGTCCAATTTTTTCCTTTACTACTGTGGTGCAGTATAAATGTGATGAAGGATATATTCTGGTTGGAGAAGAAAAAATCACCTGCAGAAATTCACATTGGTCATCTCTAGCTCCTCAGTGTAAAG CTCTATGTCTGAAACCAGAGATAAAAGATGGAACTTTGTCTCTGGACAAGTATAAGTATGTTGAGTCTGAAACTGTCACTGTCCAGTGTGACTCTGGCTATAGTGTGGTCGGCTCTCCGAGTATCATCTGCTCAGAGAACAGAACCTGGTACCCAGAAGTGCCCAAGTGTGAGTGG gAAGTTCTCTCGGGCTGTGAACAAGTACTCGCAGGCAGGAAACTCATGCAGTGTCTCCCAAATCCAGAGGATGTAAAAATGGCCCTGGAGGTGTATAAACTGTCTCTGGAGATTGAAAGATTGGAGCTACAGACTTGA